The Streptomyces sp. NBC_01268 genome segment CCCATCCCTCCGTGGGTGTGCTGCGCGCCCCGATCGTGGTGGTCGCGGACCAGGACAAGCTGCGCCGTTTCGCGGCGGGCGAGCCCGGCAGCTGGCACAGCGCCTCCACCGCCGGCTGCACGCTGCACCAGGGCCACGGGCGGCACGCCGAGATGCTCGACGGGGCGTTCCTGGAGCGCAACGCCGAACTGGCCCGCACCCTGCTGGCGGGAGGTGCCCGGCATGGCGGCGCGTGACACCGGCCCCCAGTGGAGCCCCCGGCCTCCGGGCGGACGGCCCCGCGTCATCATCATCGGCGCGGGCATGTCGGGCCTCGCCGCCGGCTGCTACGCCCAGATGAGCGGAGTGGAGAGCCGCGTCTTCGAGAAGCACGTCCTGCCCGGCGGCTGCTGCACCGCCTGGGCCCGGCAGGGCTACCTCTTCGACTACTGCATCGACTGGCTGATCGGCACCGCCTCCGGCACCGGGGCGAACGAGGTCTGGCGTGAGCTCGGCGCGCTGGACGGCAAGCGGATCACCGTGTTCGACCAGTTCAACCGGGTGGTCGACGAGCAGGGCAGATCCGTCACCTTCTACAACGACCCCGACCGCCTTGAGCGCCACCTGCTGGAGATCTCGCCCGCCGACGCCCGGCTGATCCGGTCGTTCTGCCGGGACCTCCGACGCTTCGCCGCCCTCGACCCGCGCTGGGAGCTGAAGCCGCCGCCGCTGAAGTCCGCGGTGGAGAAGGCCCGGACGCTCCTCGGCATCCTGCCCGCGTTCCGTCTGTACTGGCGCACCGCGGCCACCCCGATGCGCCGCTTCGCGGACCGCTTCCAGGACCCGCTGCTGCGCCGGGCCTTCCCGAACATGTTCCTGCAGGAACTGACCGGCTTCCCGCTGCTCCCCTACCTCTTCACCATGTCCTGCGCGCACAACGGCAACGCCGGCTTCCCGGAGGGCGGTTCGCTGGGGCTGGCCCGTTCGGTCGAGGAGCGCTATCTGGGCCTCGGCGGGCACGTCGGCTACCGCTCGCGGGTGGAACGCGTCCTCGTCGAGGACGGGCGCGCCGTCGGCGTCCGGCTCCGCAACGGGCAGGAGCACTTCGCCGACCACGTGATCGCGGCCTGCGACGGCCCGACGGTCCTGGACCGCCTGCTGGACGGGCGGTGGACGAGCCCGCGTACCGAGCTCCTCTACGGCGAGCTGCTGGACCGTCCGGACAACCTGTACCCGGCGGTGGTCTCCGCGTTCGTCGGCCTGGACGGCGCCCTGCCCGCCGGTGAACCGCACAGCACCACCTACCTGCTCGGCGCGGAGCGGGGCGCCGCCCTGCCGGGCTGCCTGCAGAACAGCCTGGTGGTCCAGCAGCGTTCGGGCTACGGCACCGGCTTCGCGCCGGCCGGGAAGTCGGTGCTGCACTGCACGTACTTCACCGACCACCGGTCCTGGCAGGAGCTGCGCACGGCCGACCG includes the following:
- a CDS encoding phytoene desaturase family protein; its protein translation is MAARDTGPQWSPRPPGGRPRVIIIGAGMSGLAAGCYAQMSGVESRVFEKHVLPGGCCTAWARQGYLFDYCIDWLIGTASGTGANEVWRELGALDGKRITVFDQFNRVVDEQGRSVTFYNDPDRLERHLLEISPADARLIRSFCRDLRRFAALDPRWELKPPPLKSAVEKARTLLGILPAFRLYWRTAATPMRRFADRFQDPLLRRAFPNMFLQELTGFPLLPYLFTMSCAHNGNAGFPEGGSLGLARSVEERYLGLGGHVGYRSRVERVLVEDGRAVGVRLRNGQEHFADHVIAACDGPTVLDRLLDGRWTSPRTELLYGELLDRPDNLYPAVVSAFVGLDGALPAGEPHSTTYLLGAERGAALPGCLQNSLVVQQRSGYGTGFAPAGKSVLHCTYFTDHRSWQELRTADRPAYRARKRQVVDFVRRFLAERHPGIDERIELVDVATPATTERYTGNTYGSILAWKAFSEADDVSTALVNRDRMRLPGLSGFSMAGQWTGMGGLIRAATSGRFAVQYLCAELGLEFRARPSEGTGTWHPGKLGRLPQLEPRRTARKAAVAE